In a single window of the Rhopalosiphum padi isolate XX-2018 chromosome 1, ASM2088224v1, whole genome shotgun sequence genome:
- the LOC132917358 gene encoding zinc finger protein squeeze-like: MNTGSYPTFVTAAPATSFNTCSSANMTQVNSGNKYTNVQQQTDTANTNTVVNTSNTSGQVVALLNSDEAGVTYLRPLDSNGFAVNLAGVGSSNQQGQIFTIPITVPGSKPGEQSQTIQIQVVGQGGISGDKLLPVFGPVLQLAYNQQQDNGTIQLQLQQEGDVSNDQIHNNNNDSMQSSDLLQDVQEDQDMIQDVKPVIIEQSGTDSNGLPFPLAVVVNQDMVVRRNQQDNKLIGDQKDNQADKRLRIQNEQDPANQYVMTYSSNSNNSVSLADYISMNHDNIPLGHFLKFSPDNNKRDSMESSGNQDDGNSEMVVYEDTNSGEKGKRKKKYKKKPPAARKPRPGQIHIATALDGTLLFCCPECSMAYPDKEMLEQHLVAHKIERRFICDLCGAGLKRKEHLERHKLGHNPERPFVCNVCCKGFKRKEHLNLHAVIHSGVKTEVCQDCGKGFYRRDHLRKHTQSHITKRLKEEHAALQQMAEQVTVSDRQKMSVPELIQNQSHSGPIINLAHQEMIIDAVASGRHDSPTPPSDHQIVITKGNQKLTEQELIILQQQQQQIQQQQQQQQLQQQQQQQQQQQQQQQQQQPNSPNIAQQEMIIEAVGQQHHSPSPPHVEHHQVVITKLEPAEDSRENDSIVLTQSDAREALGLLHHQSQ, encoded by the exons ATGAATACTGGAAGTTATCCTACATTTGTGACCGCTGCGCCGGCAACTTCATTTAATACCTGTTCAAGTGCAAACATGACTCAAGTGAATTCAggaaacaaatatacaaatgttcAACAACAAACTGATACAGCTAACACTAATACAGTAGTTAATACTTCTAATACTAGTGGACAAGTTGTTGCACTATTGAACAGTGATGAAGCAGGTGTAACTTATTTGAGGCCTCTGGATTCAAATGGTTTTGCTGTAAATCTAGCAGGAGTTGGATCATCTAATCAACAAGGACaa atatttactaTTCCCATAACTGTTCCTGGTTCTAAGCCTGGAGAACAAAGCCAAACTATACAAATTCAAGTAGTTGGGCAAGGTGGTATATCTGGCGATAAACTTTTGCCTGTTTTTGGTCCAGTATTACAACTAGCATATAACCAACAACAAGACAATGGAACCATTCAACTTCAG ttGCAGCAAGAAGGTGATGTTTCAAATGACCAAATACATAACAACAACAATGATTCAATGCAATCGTCTGATTTATTACAAGACGTTCAAGAAGACCAA gATATGATTCAAGATGTCAAACCAGTAATTATCGAACAAAGCGGCACAGATAGTAATGGTTTACCATTTCCATTAGCAGTAGTGGTAAATCAAGACATGGTTGTGCGGCGTAATCAGCAAGACAACAAACTAATTGGCGATCAAAAAGATAATCAGGCGGACAAACGATTAAGAATTCAAAATGAACAAGATccag CAAATCAATATGTTATGACTTACTCATCTAATTCAAATAATTCTGTTTCATTGGCTgattatatttcaatgaatCACGATAATATACCTCttggacattttttaaaattttcacctGACaataataaaagagatagtatgGAATCATCTGGTAACCAAGATGATGGCAATAGTGAAATGGTAGTTTACGAAGATACCAATAGTGGG gaaaagggtaaaagaaaaaaaaaatacaaaaagaaaCCACCAGCTGCTCGAAAACCACGACCTGGTCAAATACATATTGCAACTGCCTTAGATGGTACACTTCTATTTTGTTGTCCAGAATGTAGTATGGCTTACCCCGATAAAGAAATGCTTGAACAACATTTAGTTGCTCATAAAATAGAAAGGAGATTTATATGTGACTTATGTGGTGCTGGACTTAAACGAAAAGAACATCTAGAACGACATAAATTAGGTCATAATCCAGAACGTCCATttgtttgtaatgtttgttgtaaag gTTTCAAAAGAAAAgagcatttaaatttacatgctGTGATCCACTCTGGTGTAAAAACTGAAGTATGTCAGGATTGTGGTAAAGGTTTTTATCGGCGAGACCATTTAAGAAAACATACTCAAAGTCATATTACTAAACGTTTAAAAGAAGAACATGCAGCTCTTCAACAAATGGCAGAACAAGTAACAGTATCAGATCGTCAAAAAATGTCCGTCCCCGAGCTTATCCAAAATCAAAGTCATTCAGGACCAATCATTAACTTGGCTCATCAAGAAATGATAATTGATGCTGTTGCTAGTGGAAGACACGACAGCCCTACCCCTCCAAGTGATCATCAAATTGTCATCACCAAAGGCAACCAAAAACTTACTGAACAAGAGTTGATTATActacagcagcagcaacagcagattcaacaacagcagcagcagcaacaattacaacaacaacaacagcagcaacaacaacaacaacaacaacaacagcaacagcaaccaAATAGTCCAAATATAGCCCAACAAGAAATGATCATAGAGGCTGTAGGACAACAACATCATAGTCCATCTCCACCACATGTGGAACACCATCAAGTCGTTATTACTAAACTAGAACCAGCAGAAGATTCAAGAGAAAATGATAGTATTGTTTTGACTCAGTCTGATGCTAGGGAAGCACTTGGTTTACTACACCATCAATCTCAATGA